One window of the Solanum stenotomum isolate F172 chromosome 11, ASM1918654v1, whole genome shotgun sequence genome contains the following:
- the LOC125844031 gene encoding dihydropyrimidinase: protein MEFSLRAQFLIPLISVLALFPLSESNNNQFCDATNIYGDSGCDVMSSVSSKILIKGGTVVNAHYKEVADVYIEDGTIVAVQPNIKVGDDIKVIDATGKFVMPGGIDPHTHLAMEFMGSETIDDFFSGQAAALAGGTTMHIDFVIPVDGSLSAGYEAYVEKAKRSCMDYGFHMAITKWNETVSEEMEIMVKEKGINSFKFFLAYKGSFMVNDELLMEGLKKCKSLGALAMVHAENGDAVFEGQKRMIELGITGPEGHALSRPPVLEGEATARAIRLASFVNTPLYVVHVMSIDAMEEIARARKSGQRVVGEPVVSGLLLNDSVLWDPDFHFAARYVMSPPIRAAGHGTALQAALAAGVLQLVGTDHCTFNSTQKALGIGDFRKIPNGVNGMEERMHLVWDTMVASGQISVTDYVRITSTECARIFNIYPRKGAILVGSDADIIILNPNSSFKISSKSHHYRTDTNVYEGWTGKGKVETTIAGGRVVWENDELKVIPGAGKYIEMPPFSYLFDGIDKADAKYLSSLRAPVKRSTT, encoded by the exons ATGGAGTTTTCCCTCAGAGCTCAATTTTTGATTCCCTTGATTTCGGTGCTTGCACTTTTCCCTCTTTCCGAATCCAACAATAACCAG TTTTGTGATGCCACAAATATTTATGGAGATTCTGGGTGCGATGTTATGTCGTCAGTTTCATCAAAGATACTGATAAAAGGAGGAACTGTAGTGAATGCTCATTATAAGGAGGTTGCTGATGTGTATATAGAAGATGGAACAATTGTGGCGGTGCAGCCTAACATTAAG GTTGGTGACGATATCAAAGTCATTGATGCAACTGGAAAGTTTGTCATGCCAG GAGGAATTGATCCTCATACTCACCTTGCTATGGAATTTATGGGATCCGAGACAATTGATGACTTCTTCAGTGGACAGGCTGCCGCATTAGCTGGTGGAACAACTATGCATATTGACTTTGTTATTCCGGTAGATGGAAGCTTATCTGCAGGTTATGAAGCTTATGTAGAGAAAGCTAAGAGGTCATGCATGGATTATGGGTTTCACATGGCAATTACAAAATGGAATGAAACTGTTTCAGAGGAGATGGAAATTATGGTCAAGGAGAAAG GTATCAACTCTTTCAAATTTTTCCTTGCCTACAAAGGCTCCTTCATGGTTAATGATGAGCTTCTTATGGAGGGATTGAAGAAGTGCAAGTCCCTTGGTGCCTTAGCTATGGTTCATGCAGAAAATGGGGATGCTGTATTTGAAGGTCAAAAAAGAATGATCGAACTTGGTATTACTGGTCCTGAGGGACATGCACTATCAAGGCCTCCAGTG CTGGAGGGAGAGGCTACTGCTCGAGCTATTCGTTTGGCTAGCTTTGTGAACACTCCATTGTATGTTGTTCATGTCATGAGTATTGATGCGATGGAAGAAATTGCCAGAGCTCGGAAGTCAG GTCAAAGAGTTGTTGGGGAGCCAGTCGTTTCAGGTTTACTTCTTAATGATTCAGTACTTTGGGACCCTGACTTCCATTTTGCAGCAAg GTATGTCATGAGCCCACCAATCAGAGCAGCAGGTCATGGAACAGCTCTTCAAGCAGCTCTTGCTGCAGGGGTTCTGCAG CTGGTAGGAACTGATCACTGTAccttcaactcaactcagaaaGCCCTAGGAATTGGCGATTTCCGGAAAATACCAAATGGTGTTAATG GTATGGAGGAGAGAATGCATTTGGTTTGGGATACAATGGTG GCTTCTGGTCAGATATCTGTCACTGATTATGTTCGCATAACAAGCACAGAATG TGCTCGGATTTTCAATATCTATCCAAGGAAGGGAGCAATACTTGTTGGGTCTGATGCAGATATAATCATTTTAAATCCCAATTCAAGCTTCAAGATCAGTTCAAAGTCACACCATTATAGGACAGATACCAATGTCTATGAGGGTTGGACAGGCAAG GGAAAGGTTGAAACTACAATTGCAGGAGGAAGGGTTGTTTGGGAAAATGATGAGCTGAAAGTCATCCCTGGTGCTGGCAAGTACATTGAAATGCCACCTTTCAGTTATCTTTTTGACGGGATAGACAAGGCAGATGCAAAGTACCTCTCTTCCTTGAGAGCACCCGTAAAACGGTCAACGACTTGA